From the Fusibacter sp. A1 genome, one window contains:
- a CDS encoding CdaR family transcriptional regulator, whose amino-acid sequence MAFSMDPIMRLPYFKGKEFVVLNVEKKMIFKSITKTKLSHSLAMLEERSFVYDNGWGFIGFTYDHKQYYAGIKDTEERANVAVNIIHDIISAQQAPNKQHLLERLMCGDELWHTGFLTSLGCEDNQDYSMIICTADQMQIEDAVQAIDEVLSGALLAVCDHHIVLLVHLSEVEEISQTLQQLFMEDMMVEPYIVYGITISDWTALKEYYQKARRMLLIGKRLYTSKRRFSVNHLIFALAIDATGKDKLISINKEKQIQTIVDDQELIATVIHFFENNLNVTDTSNKLFIHRNTLLYRLGKIEQVTGYDLRKFEDAINFYYLMTKQLL is encoded by the coding sequence ATGGCATTTTCGATGGATCCAATCATGCGCTTACCTTATTTTAAAGGGAAGGAGTTTGTTGTTCTGAATGTAGAGAAGAAGATGATTTTCAAGTCGATCACAAAGACAAAGCTAAGCCATTCGCTGGCCATGCTTGAAGAGCGAAGCTTTGTGTATGACAACGGCTGGGGTTTTATCGGATTCACTTATGACCATAAACAGTACTACGCTGGAATTAAAGATACTGAAGAACGTGCGAATGTCGCTGTGAATATCATTCATGACATCATCTCTGCCCAGCAAGCTCCCAATAAGCAACATCTGCTCGAAAGGTTGATGTGCGGAGACGAGTTGTGGCATACGGGCTTTCTGACATCGCTTGGATGTGAAGATAATCAGGATTACTCAATGATCATCTGTACCGCAGACCAGATGCAGATTGAAGACGCGGTGCAGGCGATTGACGAGGTGCTCAGCGGTGCATTGCTTGCAGTGTGCGACCATCATATCGTCCTGCTTGTGCACTTGAGTGAAGTGGAAGAAATCTCCCAGACGCTTCAGCAACTATTTATGGAAGACATGATGGTCGAACCCTATATCGTGTACGGCATTACAATCAGTGACTGGACAGCCCTTAAAGAGTATTACCAGAAGGCCAGAAGGATGCTTCTTATTGGAAAGCGCCTGTACACCTCAAAAAGAAGGTTTTCTGTAAACCATTTGATTTTCGCGCTTGCGATCGATGCTACAGGAAAAGACAAACTGATCAGTATCAATAAGGAAAAGCAGATTCAGACAATCGTAGACGATCAGGAGCTTATCGCGACGGTCATTCACTTTTTTGAAAACAACCTCAACGTCACCGATACCTCCAACAAGCTGTTTATCCACCGCAACACCTTGCTTTACAGGCTTGGCAAAATCGAACAGGTGACCGGCTATGATTTAAGAAAGTTCGAGGATGCGATCAACTTCTATTATCTGATGACCAAGCAACTGCTGTAA
- a CDS encoding ABC transporter ATP-binding protein, translated as MAKVLLNKLNKVYPNGFHAVYDAELTIEDKEFMVLVGPSGCGKTTTLRMIAGLEEISTGEMFIGEKMVNDVAPKDRDIAMVFQNYALYPHMSVRDNMSFGLKLRKTPKKEIHERVQNAASILGIESLLDRKPKQLSGGQRQRVALGRAIVRKPQVFLMDEPLSNLDAKLRVQMRAELIKLHRELDSTFIYVTHDQTEAMTMGTKICVMKDGYIQQVADPKTIYNKPANLFVAGFIGSPQMNLMKAEVVSGDKIGLKFHGKTFYPTKPEIVKNLADYVGKTVIMGIRPEDMHINNENKGIDIKIEVTELLGSEILLYFNVDGGEVIAKEKPDAKVAIGDTINIYFDEEKLHVFDAETELSLLHK; from the coding sequence ATGGCTAAGGTATTGCTCAATAAGTTAAATAAAGTTTATCCGAATGGTTTCCACGCAGTTTATGACGCGGAATTGACTATTGAAGATAAAGAGTTCATGGTTCTTGTCGGACCATCAGGTTGCGGTAAGACGACTACACTAAGAATGATCGCCGGTCTTGAGGAAATCTCTACAGGAGAGATGTTCATCGGTGAAAAAATGGTGAACGACGTAGCGCCAAAAGATAGAGATATCGCAATGGTATTCCAAAACTATGCGCTTTACCCACATATGTCTGTTAGAGACAATATGTCATTCGGTCTTAAGTTAAGAAAGACTCCAAAAAAAGAAATTCACGAGCGCGTGCAAAACGCAGCATCTATTTTAGGTATAGAATCACTTCTTGACCGTAAACCGAAGCAGCTTTCGGGTGGTCAAAGACAAAGGGTCGCTCTTGGTCGCGCTATCGTAAGAAAGCCACAAGTATTCCTTATGGACGAACCCCTTTCAAACCTTGACGCGAAGTTACGTGTACAGATGAGGGCAGAGCTTATCAAACTACACAGAGAGCTGGATTCTACATTCATCTACGTTACTCACGACCAGACTGAAGCGATGACGATGGGTACGAAAATCTGTGTTATGAAAGACGGATACATCCAGCAGGTTGCAGACCCTAAGACTATTTACAACAAGCCGGCGAACCTATTTGTCGCAGGTTTCATCGGTTCACCGCAAATGAACCTGATGAAAGCTGAAGTAGTCAGCGGCGACAAGATCGGTCTTAAGTTCCATGGTAAAACATTCTACCCTACTAAGCCTGAAATCGTTAAGAACCTTGCTGATTATGTAGGTAAGACTGTAATCATGGGTATCAGACCTGAAGACATGCACATCAACAACGAAAACAAAGGTATAGACATCAAGATTGAAGTCACAGAGCTTCTTGGTTCTGAAATCCTTTTATACTTCAATGTTGACGGCGGAGAAGTAATCGCAAAGGAAAAACCGGATGCGAAGGTTGCTATCGGCGATACGATCAATATCTACTTCGACGAAGAAAAACTTCACGTGTTTGACGCTGAGACTGAACTTAGCTTATTGCACAAATAG
- a CDS encoding regulatory protein RecX: MLIIDEILKLKRGVYALRFGARQVMVSETQLVQHHLYKGQEIEEGLIKVLEKEFLNSQCLHKSIDIISRRNHFVKELRTKLLQKEFDREVIDDTIDRLIDEGYMDELETARQLVAVRSETDSKSKIKMRLIQRGCPENIVDLVLQDGTGDEFEKAMTAARKKLRQLEGEPEDKQKEKLMRNLLSKGFDYGVVRRVWEELQ, translated from the coding sequence ATGTTGATCATAGATGAAATTTTAAAACTCAAGCGCGGGGTCTATGCCCTGCGTTTTGGCGCGAGGCAAGTGATGGTTTCTGAGACCCAGCTGGTTCAGCACCATTTGTACAAAGGGCAGGAAATAGAAGAAGGCCTGATCAAGGTCTTGGAAAAGGAGTTCTTAAACTCCCAGTGCCTGCATAAGAGCATCGACATCATCAGCAGAAGAAATCATTTTGTCAAAGAACTGAGGACAAAGCTTCTGCAAAAGGAGTTCGATCGCGAGGTTATCGATGATACGATCGACAGATTGATCGATGAAGGATACATGGACGAACTGGAGACTGCAAGACAACTGGTTGCTGTTCGGTCTGAAACAGATAGCAAGAGCAAGATCAAAATGCGCCTTATCCAAAGGGGATGTCCTGAAAACATTGTCGATCTTGTACTTCAGGATGGTACAGGAGATGAGTTCGAAAAGGCGATGACAGCGGCGAGAAAAAAGCTCAGGCAGCTTGAGGGGGAGCCCGAGGATAAGCAAAAAGAGAAGCTGATGAGGAATTTGCTATCCAAGGGATTTGATTATGGCGTCGTCAGGCGGGTTTGGGAAGAACTCCAATAA